A window of Gadus chalcogrammus isolate NIFS_2021 chromosome 2, NIFS_Gcha_1.0, whole genome shotgun sequence genomic DNA:
TTTGAAGTACATTTACCACAATCTCTAATCCCAACCCTAGGCCTTTATCTGTACCATGTATTGCTTCTTCATTGTTTTAGGataggcctatatgtatttgtgttaaataaacttttttaaataaatcaataactgCATTTCTTTAATTCCAATTCAGACTTGAATTCATAGGTAACATTTAAAGACATCAAGATTTAGTCTATTCTAATTTATTtatcatataggcctactaggCTAGGCTGCATTAATGATTAGTCAATCATTTCCTATATTGCATCTTTCTAGGTAACTATCACCCGTGAACACATATATAAAGCTCTATCTCTATGGAAAGACAAGTCGAACTCCTTATGCAAACATTAAGACAGACACAACACATTGGTATCGTATTCCACAGGATATTTGCATGCAAGATCCGGATCTAAAAGCACCTTAGTGGCTGTTTGTTTCACAATCGTACATTGATATCTATCACTTAATTTACCTTCGGTCTTTGTTCTCCATAATTGCTATTCAAAGGCAAATCTTTTTggctcattttatttttttcaggtaAGTCGGCAAACCAAAGAAGCAATAATCAGCAGAAGCAGCCCATTGTGATCCCATTTCTGAATCCGTAATCCTTGTATGGATTGAACTCTCTCTGTAAAGTTCaggggtgtctgtctgtttgttagGCCTACATCTATTTTtgctccctttttttttataaattctgACTTTAGTACATCTTACGAAACTGATTTCTACACTTACAAAACTGATGACCTGTGGGTCACATAACCAACCTGACCTACCCTTATCTGGTGAGTTTAAACCCTTGAATTCTGAAAAGGTCAGGTGTCGGAACCCAGAAGCAAGGATATTTGGACACATATACTTATATGGGCTTCATCcccttttgtctctctctatctcgctctcccaGACTCTGTGTATACAATTGCGGAGGAGAAGAAGTTAGAGATGGATGAAATCCAAGGGATACTGACCGGTAACTTAAATAAGCACGCGGAATGGCGGTGCAAGGTTTATGTTGTGGTTTTATTAAGTCAAGCTCTTTTTTCCTATAGGCTACTAAGGTTATTAGCTGATTAAATGATTTTTTTGCATTGTTTCAGAGgttccgtttttttttctctcagtgGTTGAGCATTTACAAGCTGTCAATCTTCAGGAAGAAATTATAACATAGGCCTACCCTAAAACGTCGTTTCATGAGTCACTGTGTGACTTAGTAGTTAAATTCCCacacaagaaaaaataataatactattgtctttatttagttattgcaattattacttttttataaaaataaattaggGATAACAATTtctcttaccccccccccccccctctctctctctctctctctctctctctctctctctctctctctctctctctctctctctctctctctctctctctctctctctctcctcctcccttgcactctctctcccttcagtGGCTCTCATTTCTTGTGCATGGTGGCACCCTACCTGCTCAGCCAGGGGTCCCCGGGGCTTCATAGCAAAGGGGAGGTCTTGGATGGCTCCGGCCACATCATGTTTACAAACCATAAACGatttagggtttagggttaaaGAGTATTCCGTATTATCTTCTCCATCTTTACTTCTAATCACCCAATGAATGAGTAGTTAACGATGTATATACCCGTTGTTCTTTATGATTTGATCTCTGTGACTTCTCAATGACCTCTTCACATGGTGTCACTGATTGGCTTACATTGGCTTCGGAGGCGATGACCTCGGCGGAGAACTATGGCAAGGCCTAGGGCGCGCTTTCACCCTGCTGCAGTCTGAGGAGCAGCTAATGGGCGCCCTGTTCGGGGAGAGGCCATGACCTGCCTGGTCGCCATCACTACTCCGGGTACGAGGACGTCCTGTGTTGacgttgtgttgttttttcagcacagagcttgcgtgttgatGACGGATGGCACAAGCTCTGTGTttgccaatctacttatcgaaatattctttttattaaacaatCTGTACTCTTataaagttatcaatgcctcgttttatatgttaagacccttattatactaccaaagaagtgtcgggctacttctagccttttaagtggttaaaaaataacgatttcgtttttaccataacacatgcccccatcgttccaagtttttTTCCAAGAGTTTTGGTAGAATTGGCTAAAAAcagaacattccaactcgttatcatgctaaacatatcccagatccattttacaccggatttctcctttaacttGTAAAATGAGTAATGGaatcaatatatatacatatctttTAAACAGGTACAATGTTACATCAAAACCATGTAGCCTAGGCGGTCAAATATGGCTACTAAGAGTAGATTCCATAGTATACCAATGCCAAATTTCAAGTCTATATCTGAAAAGTTTAAATTGGATGCATTTGTTTGAAGTTGCCTTTCTGAACCGCGGCCTCTCTCCAACGCAGGCTGGGCCTTAGTGGTACACACTAAATTTCGCAAACGTCTTATTAGtattcttcttttattttttgtattgctATTATTGTTTGACTCTATGATTGTATGTTCAGCGGCGGTGTATCGGGTACCTGTCTGAACCTGGCAAGAGCCTTTGTCCCAGCTCTGGTAAGCGACTACTGGTCGTACCACTGGGTGTTGGTCTCTTCGGAGGGGGGTGGTCGCCACCCCCTTGGTCCCGTAGGTTAAAGCACAGCACACCATCATGAGAACATCGCCTCTGCACATTATCACATATGTATAGCACTATGTACATTGAATGAGCgatgataaatatatattctaaAAAGATAATAGAGCATATATGGGTCTAGGTGTTAAATAATATATGACATAACGTTTTCATGCAAATATCTGTTGTTTACCGTTTTCAGAGACTGTAcaatacaatgtgtgtgtgtgtgtgtgtgtgtgtgtgtgtgtgtgtgtgtgtgtgtgtgtgtgtgtgtgtgtgtgtctgaatgtgtgtgtctgagtgtgtgaatCTGTATGCGTGTTGCTTGTTGCAAATGCAGTCTTTTGTGATCAGGCTTCTGctgggagacagagaaacatgCATTATTATGAAGTGATGACATCATGACGTGTAGGTGGATTTATTGTCAACAAAAGAAGTGCAGACAAACGTATTTGTCTTGTCGTATGAATAAAAGACGgtttcaaaaaagaaaaaggtttcAAAGTTAAAATCCCTCTTCGCTCGGCAAATCGAATCACCATGCAACCGATATTCAACATCACAAACCCAAGCTACCCGGAGAAAAGGCCCCAAATGGTGATTCCTTTCAACCAATGAAGCCTCTGCTCCTGAGTCTCCAGGCGGTGTGCCCCTGCTGCTAACCCAGTCTGGGTCCACATTCATAAAGGCTGAGAATGCCCAGGCAGTCCCAGAGGGCATCATGCTGTTTGTATATTGTACCCCCAGACCTCCACACAGCAGTGGCCCACATGGAGAAGCAGGCCCAGGCACTGGGATAAACCAATTACCCCCCGGCCCCTCTCAGAGACCGGGTTGGACTCCTGCTAGTGTGGCGTCCAAGGGGACTCCAAGTTGAATGCTGGCGGAGAAGATTCCCCATAAGAGCCGGCTGCGTTCCCAGACTATAGAGAGTAGCTTGCCTTGGAGGCTTTGAAGAGCTTTCCAGTATAATATAGAATAATATAGAATACAATTACACCCCTCCTCTACCGAGGGCGGGATTGATCCTGAGAAAGGATTTAATTTAGTTCATCCATTTAGTTTATGTCTTTCAATGCATGTGGCCGGATATCGGTTGGAAATGTTCAggatatttttgttgatttcaACAGCAGTGTTTTCATCTGTTTCCCTTTAGTGATGTCTATTTTATCACTTTCTGATCCTTTATTAGAAAATAAGAGAACTAGGATGGGATGAAACGTGAGACTTGCATACATTTCTGATATACCTCTAAAACTTGAAAAGAGAAATGTGTTTATTGTGCATAATATATAGTATGTGTAGAATTTTACAACAAAATACATAAGAGCCAAGATAACTTAATTAATCCTGGaggaaaaataaattaagaaaattaaCAACAGCAAGAATATATTGAGAAGCAAGAGATAATGATTatggatagaaagagagagagcgagagagagacagacagacgaataGGGGGAATGGTATGACTGCTGAGCCTTGATGGGAGCTCCGGCTCGTCGGGTCCATGACCCCTGATGGTTTGGAGATGACAGCAGCTGTGACAATGGTCATTATGTCTGCTTGAGGCCTTGTCACCGCAGGGCCCATTGTTGGGGGCCCCATACACCGCCAAGACATTAACACTTTCATTGGCGGCCATTTAGCTCCAATAAAAAGTTCAACACTCCAATTTGTGAGAGCTGCTCAGCCAAGGAGAAGAGTTAGCAGGGGCTAAGAAAGCAGTGGCTTTAAGCATCCTTTAATTGTTCCTTTCTTCTGGGGGAGGGCAAAGGGGAGGGACCCTGGACTTTTAAGGTGGGGCCCCGCATCTGTCTATTCAActattcaaattacattttggTTGTGATTCTGAGCCACACAACCCCAGAAGAAAAGAGTTTGGTTCAGTTTACTTAGTGCTATGGTCTCTGCTGATTATAGGCACATcacataaataaatgatgtcATCGATATTTTTATTACATGGCCTGCTTGGGAGGAGAAGATACAGAGAAGGGCTGTCTAGTTTGCTTCTTTTCCGGAAGCTCATTGTCTTCATAAAGCAGCGATTATAAACTATTAtatagagctgtgtgtgtgtgtgtgtgtgtgtgtgtgtgtgtgtgtgtgtgtgtgagagagagtgcaggGGGGGAGCAGCCACACAAGGCATTCAGTTCCTAGGGGATTGACTGGcgagggggcgggcgggggtcgAGTCTCATGAAAGTCAGATTTTTATCCACTGTTCATGAGCTCGTCTTCAATTCTAAACACTCAATTACACATTAATTGAACGGCTGGATTTCTTGCTTcggtaaaaaaaaaggatgaatGAAATTTGATTTTCAATGGTCTTTAATGAATTTCTGCATTGGGACTGATAACATATAAATCCTTGAATCAACCATTTTAAAACTGATGAGCTGGTATACTGTTTAGCTAATCAGCAGAAATAATTAATTGAACCAATACCAAAATGTGTCTTAAGGACACAATCTTTAGGACGcagaatatataatattatttttaaagaaaaaacaatcCATGACTTTTTGGTTTAATGTGCCTATCTTTATATCATTGTGACGAGCCATGGCAAGGGCTCGAGTCATTTTTTTCATCCCTGGacaaaatcatcatcatcactctaCAGAAACCAACACAATGTCTTTGTATTACAAACTTTGACAATCCTACAATGTAAATATTATTCCTCCCCTGTAGCAGCACTGACATCAGACATCATACAATTACCACAATATAAATCCAAACTGACATAAATATACAGAATTCGAAACACAGCTGAAAAAAGCCCCAGTGAAAATAAGAAATAACAACTTAGAAACTTATATTGAAGTTTAAATCATTGGCACGCTTAAATCCAGCCTTTCAGAGTTCCGAGTTTAGAGACACTGGCAGTTAGTTTTTCCAGGACAAACACAGATTTAAGTTCAGCTGGGCCAAGTGTCATGTCTCTGTAACGCGTCCTCAGCGGAGCCTCCGACGGCTTAATCTCTGCCAGTGAGGACAACACCACGGCAACCCTGACACTATAATGGTGAccgttaccatggaaacaacctcaagcaccccccccccctacccccgcTCCACCCTTAATCCAAAGAAAGAACCATTATGGAGttgtttaataataaaaacaaaagtccaCCCCACCCATTCCTCTGTCTGAGATCTAGTGTATTTCCATTTGAACGCCTTAACCAGTAAATACTGGTTGATTGTTTCGACTTAAACAGAAACTAAAGCGCCCAGATGCAGACAACCACCTTAACAACCAAACTCAGTCCAACGGGAAGTCACAGAAATGTCGCCGTGCCTCCCAGGCCGCCCGATACAGGGACAGGAAGTCGTTGTACCGCGGTGCACAGCCCAACCAGGCTTCCCCGAAGTGTTCCGATCCCGTGAACAAGAACTCTCCAGCACCCGTCTTCACATGGCACTGCAGTGGCACGCGGACCCGCCCACACCAGGTGGCGCCAGGGGCTGTGGATCCCCCCACGACGGTGGCGGCGACCGCTTCCTGAATAAAGACGCCACTACGCTGCCTGTAGACTCTTCCCCCCGACACCTCCACCGATGACGTCTGCCGCTCCGGGTCATGGGACACACTTTTGATGAAGCCCCGAATTACTGGAAAGAACCAAAGAACAGAGGCGCATAAACATTCACTTCTAAAAGACAACAAACAAGGGAGCCATACAACTTACGAGGGATCCATACTACCCAGTGAGTATCTTATTGTAACTAACTGCTTATTTATATTAAGTTATGTTTTGGATAGCTCATTGATAGTCTTAAAGGGTATTAATCAGCATTTAAAGGTGCACAAACCCCCATCATATTCTGGGGTTTGAATTGATGAGTGTGTATGTAACCGCAACTCCCATCATGCATTTAAAAGGCAGAAAATAAGGTTGCATTAGTGCTTATATAGGAGGACTATGGATATTGAAGATAGGTAGGGTGAAGTATTGTGTCTTGGTTGAATATATACCCACCAAAGTCACCGTTGCAGATGGCCATTAAGAGCTCTGTGTCATTGCAAGGCTGGCATGAGTCTGTTGGAGGCGGAAAATAATCAACAAGATAAAACAAACAGGGTTTGGTACAACATTATCAAATCTATAGCAGACCGATCGTCACACAGACAGTGGGAGGACTCCAGCTCACTCCAATACCCGTGTCTCCCTTATCTGCAAATGTGGAAATGTGGAAAGCAACCAAGGGTCAGACACGAAGGAATGAGTTTGTCCTGCTCACTGCTCTACGAACAGTCTAGCATAAAAATAATTGGATAGTCCTGACCCAAAATGTGCTCTCCTTTTGTTCCAGGCTGAACCTAAAGACCCGGTGCGAGAGTGGAGAATGTGAAGGTCAATTAGTCATATTCTACCCTGTCACTCTGTCAATGCCGAGAAACGACCAGACAGACGGAAAACTAAGTGGAAGAGGGCATCTGGCTGTAATCACTGAGCAGAGACATGCAAGAGAGCTTAAATGCCAACACGCATAAACAATGATGGGGAATTTGGAGAATCTGTTCAATATTTGCCATTGAGGGCCTCTGTGGTTTGGCAATGGGCAGTGGTCTTTGCAAGCATGGGAACTCTGGTCTCTGATCACCATATTCAAATAGTCTGCGTGAAGTCATGGTGATGACTTCTAACAAGGTCGGCCATTATCTGCTGAAGTTTAACCGAGATTGGATCAGACGATCTACGGATCAGTTTTAATGGTTTCTGTACACCAcagaaatcattaaaaaaatattaacttcTAGCAATGTTTCATTCAATTGTGAAGATAATTATTCTGAATCGTCATCTTAACAACGGAATGATTATTTAAGAAATGAGGATTGTtccaaaaaatattatttttggggctattttttaaatgacacaAAAAAATGCATGTAGGGTTTACTTACTTTGCTTCGCATTCTGGCTTAGGATCGGAGACATATTCTTATTCCAGATCAGCTCGTATCTGAAGCCTTCCGTGCGTCGCCTGAGGTTCCTCTGCGGATGGACCTGGATGTATATGGCGGGTTGCTGCGATCCATCTGCCCGATAACAGAACACCTGCTCCGGGCGTCCTGCGTCCGTGATCAGCAGCTCCAGAACTCCGGCACGCTCGACGTACACGCTTGCTTGGCGAAAACCCCGAAAGGGTTTGATGCAGACGGTGGTG
This region includes:
- the LOC130374528 gene encoding meteorin-like protein, whose protein sequence is MSSRESRPIFTLILGLHLWHFAAGSCDWSGSDLTRDNDSRTVLQVRLRCTEGSVAWVYPGQALRVVLEPNLSYANHTTVCIKPFRGFRQASVYVERAGVLELLITDAGRPEQVFCYRADGSQQPAIYIQVHPQRNLRRRTEGFRYELIWNKNMSPILSQNAKQNSCQPCNDTELLMAICNGDFVIRGFIKSVSHDPERQTSSVEVSGGRVYRQRSGVFIQEAVAATVVGGSTAPGATWCGRVRVPLQCHVKTGAGEFLFTGSEHFGEAWLGCAPRYNDFLSLYRAAWEARRHFCDFPLD